A stretch of the Meiothermus cerbereus DSM 11376 genome encodes the following:
- the purF gene encoding amidophosphoribosyltransferase has translation MDKPREECGVLGLWSPEPLPVADLLQLGLFALQHRGQEAAGICVSNGKDLVIEKDLGLVTQVFDEARMERLRIEGANLGIGHTRYSTTGSNLRFNAQPLNVRSSKGILAIAHNGNFVNAIEIRQALLEHGAVFQTTNDTEVMINLIARYAKLNLVEATARAMRELTGGFSVVLMDRHTVLALRDGNGVRPLVIGRLSNGGWVFASEPPALALMGASFVRDVRPGELVWVESGELHSMQVLESNPTPCAFEWIYFARADATLDGIATHPARIRMGEVLAQEAPALADLVVPVPDSGIGAAIGYSRASGLPFDFGLHKNPYAGRTFIQPTQAMRDLKVRLKLAATPVVAGKRVVLVDDSIVRGTTSGRIVQLLREAGATEVHVRISSPPIKFPCYYGIDTAARKELVASTHSVEQIRQLIGADSLAFLSEPGVRRAIGGPVCLACFNGQYPAGQPEEDLRKEALEQA, from the coding sequence ATGGACAAACCCCGGGAAGAGTGCGGTGTTTTGGGCCTGTGGTCGCCTGAGCCCCTGCCGGTGGCCGACCTGCTGCAACTGGGGCTTTTTGCCCTGCAGCACCGGGGCCAGGAGGCCGCGGGGATCTGTGTTTCCAACGGGAAAGACCTGGTCATTGAGAAAGACCTGGGGCTGGTCACGCAGGTCTTCGACGAAGCCCGGATGGAGCGACTGCGGATTGAGGGGGCCAACCTGGGAATTGGGCATACCCGCTACTCCACCACCGGCTCCAACCTGCGCTTCAACGCCCAGCCCCTCAATGTGCGCAGCTCCAAAGGCATTCTGGCCATCGCCCACAACGGCAATTTTGTTAATGCCATAGAGATTCGCCAGGCGCTTTTAGAGCACGGTGCGGTCTTCCAGACCACCAACGACACCGAGGTGATGATTAACCTGATTGCCCGTTACGCCAAGCTCAACCTGGTGGAGGCCACGGCCCGGGCCATGCGGGAGCTCACCGGGGGCTTTAGCGTGGTGCTGATGGATCGGCACACCGTGCTGGCCCTGCGCGATGGCAACGGAGTGAGGCCTTTGGTCATCGGGCGGCTGTCCAACGGCGGCTGGGTCTTTGCCTCGGAACCCCCCGCCCTGGCCCTGATGGGGGCCAGCTTTGTGCGCGACGTGCGGCCCGGCGAGCTGGTCTGGGTGGAGTCGGGAGAACTTCACTCCATGCAGGTGCTCGAGTCCAACCCCACCCCCTGCGCTTTCGAGTGGATCTACTTCGCCCGGGCCGACGCCACCCTGGACGGCATCGCCACCCATCCCGCCCGCATCCGCATGGGTGAGGTGCTGGCCCAGGAAGCACCGGCCCTGGCCGACCTGGTGGTGCCGGTGCCGGACTCGGGTATCGGAGCCGCCATCGGCTACAGCCGGGCTTCCGGGCTTCCCTTCGACTTTGGTTTGCACAAGAACCCCTACGCCGGCCGCACCTTCATCCAGCCCACCCAGGCCATGCGCGACCTCAAGGTACGGCTCAAGCTGGCCGCCACCCCCGTGGTGGCGGGCAAACGGGTGGTGCTGGTGGACGACTCCATCGTGCGCGGCACCACCTCGGGCCGCATCGTTCAGCTCTTGCGCGAGGCCGGGGCCACCGAGGTGCACGTGCGCATCTCCTCACCGCCCATCAAGTTCCCCTGCTACTACGGCATCGACACCGCCGCCCGCAAGGAGCTGGTGGCCTCTACCCACTCGGTAGAGCAGATCCGCCAGCTTATCGGGGCCGACTCGCTGGCTTTTTTGAGTGAGCCAGGGGTACGCCGGGCCATTGGGGGGCCGGTCTGCCTGGCCTGCTTCAACGGTCAGTACCCGGCAGGGCAGCCCGAAGAAGACCTGCGCAAAGAGGCGCTCGAGCAGGCCTGA
- the ribH gene encoding 6,7-dimethyl-8-ribityllumazine synthase, with the protein MKHLQATLSAQDVRLAFAVSRFNERVTKALLEGALEAYARLGGPAEEALVVWVPGSFELPLAAKRLARHPEVDGVVALGAVIRGETPHFEYVSAQAASGLMQAMLESEKPVAFGVLTTDTSEQAEARAGGKAGNKGAEALYSAVEMVQLLRVLEHASEKMAPRI; encoded by the coding sequence ATGAAGCATTTGCAAGCCACCCTTTCGGCACAGGATGTTCGTCTAGCTTTTGCGGTGAGTAGATTCAATGAGCGGGTGACCAAGGCGCTTCTCGAGGGCGCCCTCGAGGCCTACGCCCGCCTGGGTGGCCCCGCCGAGGAAGCCCTGGTGGTCTGGGTGCCCGGCTCGTTCGAGCTACCCTTAGCCGCCAAGCGGCTGGCCCGCCATCCCGAGGTGGACGGGGTGGTGGCCCTGGGGGCGGTAATCCGGGGCGAAACCCCCCATTTTGAATACGTCAGTGCGCAGGCGGCCAGCGGCCTGATGCAGGCCATGCTGGAAAGCGAGAAGCCGGTGGCTTTTGGGGTGCTTACCACCGACACCTCCGAACAGGCCGAGGCCAGGGCGGGGGGCAAGGCGGGCAACAAGGGGGCTGAAGCGCTGTACAGCGCGGTGGAGATGGTGCAGCTTCTGCGGGTGCTGGAGCACGCCTCAGAGAAAATGGCCCCGCGCATCTGA
- the ribD gene encoding bifunctional diaminohydroxyphosphoribosylaminopyrimidine deaminase/5-amino-6-(5-phosphoribosylamino)uracil reductase RibD: MEEGGDGRTLSTVHVYTSVSRSLDERFIQRTLQLAERGRGHTHPNPLVGAVLVKDGQIVGEGHHPCAGAPHAEIFALRQAGTAAFGATLYTSLEPCNHHGRTPPCSLALLEAGVARVVVAARDPNPKAQGGLERLRAAGVQVEAGLLEQAALAQNEVFFHGLKQQRPFVLWKTALSLDGQAATQSGHAYWISNALARQVAQGYRQWLPAVMVGVGTVLADDPMLTVREPDFRAFPWMLEPPALRDPLKVVLDSQARTPPTARLFAPGPRGEAAKVVVLVGPQAPKARLQALEERGATVVELPTEEGRVSLEAALSWLWAQGLDGVLLEGGPTLAGAFLKRGWIDKVALFLAPKLVGQGRSALAGFAVERMEQARDLEVSRLEVLQGDIWLEGYPKE; the protein is encoded by the coding sequence ATGGAAGAAGGAGGTGATGGTCGAACACTTTCGACCGTCCATGTGTATACATCTGTAAGCCGAAGTTTAGACGAGCGCTTTATCCAGCGCACCCTCCAGCTCGCAGAAAGGGGCCGCGGCCACACCCACCCGAACCCCCTGGTTGGCGCAGTACTGGTAAAAGATGGCCAGATCGTAGGAGAAGGCCATCACCCCTGCGCGGGTGCGCCCCACGCCGAAATCTTTGCTTTGCGACAAGCTGGCACCGCTGCTTTTGGGGCCACCCTTTACACCAGCCTCGAGCCCTGCAACCATCACGGGCGCACCCCGCCCTGCTCGCTGGCCTTGCTGGAAGCCGGGGTAGCCCGGGTAGTGGTTGCGGCCCGCGACCCCAACCCCAAAGCCCAGGGCGGCCTGGAGCGGCTCAGGGCGGCGGGCGTTCAGGTGGAAGCAGGGCTCTTAGAACAGGCCGCGCTGGCCCAGAACGAGGTGTTTTTCCACGGCCTAAAGCAGCAGCGGCCCTTTGTGCTCTGGAAGACCGCGCTGAGCCTGGACGGGCAGGCAGCCACCCAGAGCGGCCATGCGTACTGGATCTCAAATGCACTCGCCCGGCAGGTGGCCCAGGGCTACCGCCAGTGGCTGCCGGCGGTGATGGTGGGCGTGGGCACGGTACTGGCCGACGATCCGATGCTCACCGTGCGCGAACCGGATTTCAGGGCTTTTCCCTGGATGCTCGAGCCGCCCGCACTACGTGACCCCTTGAAGGTGGTGCTCGACAGCCAGGCCCGCACCCCCCCTACCGCCCGGCTCTTCGCCCCAGGACCCCGAGGCGAGGCTGCAAAAGTCGTTGTCCTGGTGGGCCCCCAGGCCCCCAAGGCACGCCTGCAAGCCCTGGAAGAGCGGGGCGCTACGGTGGTCGAGCTGCCTACAGAAGAGGGCCGGGTCAGCCTCGAGGCCGCCCTGAGCTGGCTGTGGGCCCAGGGCCTGGACGGCGTCCTGCTGGAAGGCGGCCCTACCCTGGCCGGGGCTTTCTTGAAGCGGGGATGGATCGACAAAGTAGCGCTCTTCCTGGCACCAAAGCTGGTGGGCCAAGGGCGCAGCGCACTGGCCGGTTTCGCGGTGGAGCGCATGGAACAAGCGCGGGACCTCGAGGTCAGCCGGCTGGAGGTGCTGCAAGGGGACATCTGGCTGGAGGGCTATCCCAAGGAGTAG
- a CDS encoding riboflavin synthase, translating into MFTGIVEEVGTIRESSQRGELQRIVIEATKALQGTQLGDSIAVSGVCLTVVELQPEGFSVELAQETLRRTAPRWEVGQRVNLERALALGGRLGGHLVTGHVDGQARVLRVQRVMGAWDVWFEAPPTLAHYIAPKGSVALDGVSLTVAGVEENRFWVTLIPHTLEQTTLHTLAEGDRVNLEVDLLARYLERLVILRGGSHA; encoded by the coding sequence ATGTTTACTGGAATCGTGGAGGAAGTGGGCACCATTCGCGAATCAAGCCAACGGGGCGAGCTACAGCGTATTGTGATTGAGGCCACAAAGGCGCTTCAAGGAACGCAGTTGGGCGATTCCATTGCGGTCTCGGGGGTCTGCCTGACCGTGGTGGAACTACAGCCGGAGGGCTTTTCGGTAGAGCTGGCCCAGGAAACCCTACGCCGCACCGCCCCCCGCTGGGAGGTGGGGCAGCGGGTCAACCTCGAGCGGGCCCTGGCCCTGGGTGGGCGGCTGGGCGGGCACCTGGTCACCGGCCACGTGGACGGGCAGGCCCGGGTGCTCCGGGTGCAGCGGGTGATGGGGGCCTGGGACGTCTGGTTCGAGGCCCCACCCACGCTGGCCCATTACATCGCTCCCAAGGGCTCGGTGGCCCTGGATGGTGTCTCGCTCACGGTGGCCGGGGTCGAGGAAAACCGCTTCTGGGTGACGCTGATCCCCCACACCCTGGAGCAGACCACCCTGCACACACTTGCAGAGGGCGACCGGGTGAACCTCGAGGTCGACCTGCTGGCCCGCTACCTTGAACGCCTGGTAATCCTGCGGGGAGGCAGCCATGCTTAG
- a CDS encoding bifunctional 3,4-dihydroxy-2-butanone-4-phosphate synthase/GTP cyclohydrolase II: MLSPVPELIEELRVGRPIILVDDEDRENEGDLVMAAEHMSTEWMAFIIRHTGGVVCLAMSEEWADRLDLPPMVKDNTAPRSTAFTVSIEAREGVTTGISAADRATTVRLAARPEATAADFVRPGHIFPLRAQKGGVLRRAGHTEASVDLCRLAGLNPVAAISELMHDDGSMMRLPAILAFAQQHGLKVGTIAELIRYRLELGDGYVRREAEASLPTRFGTFRVVGYRDTLAQGEHAALVMGDLTGDTPVLVRVHSECLTGDSLHSLRCDCGFQRDLALQQIAQEGRGVLVYLRQEGRGIGLINKLKAYALQDQGLDTVEANLALGFPPDLRDYGVGAQILRDLGIRRMRLLTNNPRKVRALEGFGLEIVERLPLKGGDNPHNQRYLLTKRERLGHWLED; encoded by the coding sequence ATGCTTAGCCCAGTACCCGAACTGATCGAAGAGTTGCGCGTGGGTCGGCCAATTATCCTGGTCGACGACGAAGACCGGGAGAACGAGGGCGACCTGGTGATGGCCGCCGAGCACATGAGCACCGAGTGGATGGCCTTCATCATCCGTCACACCGGCGGGGTGGTCTGCCTGGCGATGAGCGAGGAATGGGCCGACCGGCTGGATCTGCCCCCCATGGTCAAGGACAACACCGCGCCCCGCAGCACTGCTTTCACCGTCTCCATCGAAGCCCGTGAAGGGGTGACCACCGGCATCTCGGCCGCCGACCGGGCCACCACAGTGCGCCTGGCGGCCCGCCCAGAGGCCACCGCTGCCGACTTCGTGCGCCCTGGTCACATCTTCCCCTTGCGGGCTCAGAAAGGTGGTGTGCTGCGCCGGGCCGGCCATACCGAGGCCAGCGTGGACCTCTGCCGCCTGGCCGGGCTCAACCCGGTGGCCGCCATCAGCGAGCTGATGCACGATGACGGCTCCATGATGCGCCTGCCGGCCATCCTGGCCTTCGCCCAGCAGCACGGCCTGAAGGTGGGCACCATCGCCGAGCTGATCCGCTACCGCCTCGAGCTAGGCGACGGCTACGTGCGCCGCGAGGCCGAGGCCAGCCTGCCCACCCGCTTTGGCACCTTCCGCGTGGTGGGGTACCGGGATACCCTCGCCCAAGGGGAACATGCCGCGCTGGTGATGGGCGACCTGACCGGGGATACGCCGGTGCTGGTGCGGGTGCACTCGGAATGCCTGACCGGCGACAGCCTGCACAGCCTGCGCTGCGACTGCGGTTTTCAGCGCGACCTGGCTTTGCAGCAGATCGCCCAGGAAGGGCGCGGCGTGCTGGTCTACCTGCGCCAGGAAGGGCGCGGTATCGGCCTCATCAACAAGCTAAAGGCCTACGCCCTGCAAGACCAGGGGCTGGACACCGTGGAGGCCAACCTGGCCCTGGGCTTTCCCCCCGATCTGCGCGACTATGGGGTGGGGGCCCAGATTCTGCGCGACCTGGGCATCCGCCGGATGCGCCTGCTCACCAACAACCCCCGCAAGGTGCGGGCTTTGGAG